A part of Indicator indicator isolate 239-I01 chromosome 15, UM_Iind_1.1, whole genome shotgun sequence genomic DNA contains:
- the C15H3orf18 gene encoding uncharacterized protein C3orf18 homolog, giving the protein MNYSSPSVHDFYHTTTTTPKPDPGTTLDVTVPETATISPETTSFNSTKIPDVASTGPSMSTMLLSFGIITVIGLAVAMVLYIRKRKRLEKLRHQLMPMYNFDPTEEQDELEQELLEHGRDAASSQASQTKILLTSQGALQRPSRLVFTDVANAINA; this is encoded by the exons ATGAATTACAGCTCGCCCTCTGTGCATGACTTCTATCACACCACTACCACCACACCCAAGCCAGACCCAGGGACAACTCTGGATGTGACTGTACCAGAAACAGCTACCATAAGCCCTGAGACTACCAGTTTCAACAGCACCAAAATCCCAGATGTggccagcactggacccagcatGAGCACAATGCTGCTGTCCTTTGGGATCATTACTGTGATTGGGTTGGCTGTAGCTATG gtTCTGTATatcaggaagagaaagag GTTGGAGAAGCTACGGCACCAGCTCATGCCCATGTACAACTTTGATCCCACCGAGGAACAGgatgagctggagcaggagctgctggaacatGGGCGAGATGCAGCATCTTCCCAGGCATCACAGACCAAG ATTCTGCTGACAAGTCAAGGAGCCCTCCAGAGACCCAGCCGTCTTGTGTTCACAGACGTTGCCAATGCCATCAATGCATGA